The DNA segment TCATCCTCAAGGAACTGCTGCCTGGCCTGCAGGACGCCAAGGACATCGCCAACGTCATCCGCTACAACCTGGGCCTCACGTCCAAGCGGCCGACCTTCGGGGTGTTCGGCTACGCCGAGAAGATGGAGTACTGGGCCTTCATGTGGGGCACCGTGGTGATGGCCGTGACCGGCATCCTCCTCTGGGCCCAGAACTGGAGCCTGCGCGTCTTCCCGATCTGGGTGCTCGACGCCGCCACCGCCGCCCACTGGTATGAAGCGATCCTGGCCAGCCTCTCCATCCTCGTGTGGCACTGGTATCTGGTGATCTTCGACCCCGAGGTCTATCCGATGGATCTCGCCTGGCTCACCGGCAAGGCCTCCGCGGACCACCTGCGCGAAACGCGGCCGGAGTACTACGCGGCCCTGATGAAGAAGCACAAGCCCTCAGGCGGCGACCACGCCGAATAGCCTGCACGGTTGAGGGGCGCCTTCGGGCGCCCCTTTTTTCGGTCCGGACCTTGAGCCGGATCTTCCCCCCAAAGAGTAAGGAGTCAACATGCGCCGCATCACCCTGCTCACCGCCGCCCTCGCCCTGGCCGTCGCTCCCGTCGCCAGCGCCAAGGTGCCCTGGGTCAAGAAGGCCAAGGATCTGGGCATCCCCCAGATCGAGAACTGCAAGTCCTGCCACGGCGACAAGAACACCAAGGACAGCCTGAACGACGCCGGCAAGTGGATGATGGAGCAGAAGGCCGCGAAGAAGGCCGCCGAGTGCGACGTGGCCTGGATGAAGGAATACTACGCGAAGAAGAAGTAGGCTTCGCACGCACGAAAAAGCGGCGCCGAAAGGGCGCCGCTTTTTCGTGGCCGATGGAGGCTTAGAGGCCCAGCAGGGCGCGGGCTTCCGCTTCCAGGCGGTCCAGGAGGTCCTCTCCGCCGCGGGACTGAAGGTAGACCTTGAGCTTGGGTTCGGTGCCGCTGGGGCGGAAGGCCGCGAAGGCGCCGCTCTCCAGACGGAACTTGAGGACGTTGCTGCGGGGGATGGGCAGGGCCACCACCGGGCGGTCCGGGCGGTCGAGGATGGGCTCGCTGCGGCCATCCACGTGGTGCTGGCCCGTGTGGAAGTCCTCCCAGGCCACCACCTTCTCGCCGGCCAGGGAACCCAGGCCCGCCGCGCGGATCCGGCCCATGGCGTCGGCGAAGCGCTTGGCGCCGCCGGGACGGGGATCCTCCAGGTTCACGAGGCGGTTGCGGAAGGTGCCCACCTTGGCCATCAGGGCGTCCACGGCGTCATAGAGGCCGAGGCCCAGCGCTTTGTAGTGGCCCGCCATCTCGGCGACCACCAGCGCCGCGGTGACGCCATCCTTGTCGCGGAGGTCCGGCGGCAGCAGCATTCCGTAGCTCTCCTCCGCGCCGAACGCGTAGGGCTCGCCGAGGGCCTCCAGGCGGTCCATGCACACGGCGATGTTCTTGAAGCCCGTGAGGGTCCACACGACCGGAAGTCCGTGATGGCGGGCCACGTCGGCCATGAAGTCGGAGGTGACCACGGTGCTCACCACCGCGCCCTGCCGGCCCTTCTGGGCGCACAGGTAGTCCAGGGTGAGGGCCGCCAGGTCGTTGCCGGACATCAGCTCCCATTCGCCGTTGCGCTTTGCCACCACGCCGATGCGGTCCGCGTCGGGGTCGTTGGCCAGGATGAGCTCGGCGCCCATGGCCTCCGCTTCCCGGAGAGGTGCGGCGTAGGCCGCCAGCTCCTCGGGATTGGGCCGGGGCGCGGTGGGAAAGGCGCCGTCCTGGATGCCCTGGCTGGGACTGAGGGTGAGGGGGATGCCCGCGGTCTCGAACAGGGTGGGCACGAAGGCTCCGCCCGTCCCGTGGAAGGGGGTGTACAGGATCCGCACGGGCTCGAAGGGCTGGGGATGCTGGAGCAGGGACAGGCCCATGGCGACGTAGGCCGATTCCACTTCCGCGGGAATGGGCAGGATGCTCCCTTCCACGGGGCGGGGCGGTTCGGGGACCAGGGGCAGGGAGGCCATGTGCGCTTCGATCTCCGCATCCCAGGGCTCCACCACCTGGCCGCCGAGGTCGTTGTAGGCCTTGAACCCGTTGTATTCCTTGGGATTGTGGCTGGCGGTCACGATCACGCCGCAGGCCGCGCCCAGCCGGCGCATCGCGAAGCAGAGGAAGGGCGTGGGAAGGGGCCGGGTGCCGATGAACACCTGGAAGCCCGCGGCGGCCAGGACGGCGGCGCTCTCGGCGGCGAAGGTATCGGACTGGATGCGGGTGTCGTAGCCCACCACCGCGATCCGCTTTCCGGGCGCGCGCCGGAGGGCCACGGCGGCCAAGCCGAGCGTCGCGCGGCGGATATTGGGCCGGTTCATCCGGCGGAGGCCGGCGGCCATGAAGCCGCGCAGTCCGCCCGTACCGAAGGCGAGGGGCTCCGCGAACCGATCGTCCAGTTCCACGAGGGCCGCGGCATCGCCCTGTTCAGCCCGTGCCACCAAGGGCTCCAGCTCCGCGCGGAGGTCCGCTTCGAGGTGGGGAAAGGCAAGGTAGGCGCGGGCTGAATCGAGGCTCATGGGGAATCCTGGGCGAACCTCCAGGATCGCAGAGGAACGCGGGCGGGCTCAAGTCGCGGCGCGCCGCCGGAGCTCAGGCGCCGCCCAGCGAGATGTCCTCCAGGAGGATGCTCAAGCCGGCTTCGCTGCCGTACCACCGGAGGTCGTTCCCCAGCGCCACGATCCGGGTGAGGAAGTCCTTCAGGTTGCCGGCGAAGGTGAGCTTGTCCACCGGTTCGGCCACGGCGCCGCCGCGGATGCGGAGGCCCGAGGCGCCCACGCTGAGATCGCCGCTGACGGGATCCACGGTGTGCAGGCCCATGATTTCCGTGATGATCACGCCGTCGCCGACCATCCGGTACAGCGCCTCCGGCGAGGTCTCTCCCGGCAGGGGGAAGAGGTTGAACGTCGTGGCGCCAGGCTGGCTGCCCAGCCCGCGTCCGGCGCTGCCCGTGGGGGCGTGGCCCATTTCCGCGGCGGTCTTGAGGGTGTGGAGGTAGGTCTTGAGGACGCCCCCTTCGATGAGGGTGTTGCGCCGGGTGGGAAGACCCTCGGCATCCCAGGCTTTGGTGCCCAGAGCCGGGCAGCCCGCGGCCTCGGCCAGGCGGCCGTCGTCCACCAGGGTGAGCAGGGGTGACGCGATGGATTCGCCCAGCTTTCCCGCGAACAGGCTGCGCTGCTTGAGGACGGATTCCGCGTCCAGCATGCCCGCGACCAGGCCCAGGACGTCCACCGCCACTTCGGGATCCAGGACGACGCGGTACTTGCCCGCGGGGAGCCGCTGGGGATTGAGCTTCCGCTCGCCCTTCCGGGCGGCTTCCGCGCCGAGGGCAGCGAGATCCAGCCCCGGCCGGCGCGCGGCGTCCCAGTGCCAGGCGGCCTGGCGCTCATCGCCATCGCCCATGGCCAGCTCGATGGACGCCGAGCAGCTGGACCATACGTCCGGGGCCCGCACGCCCTTCTGGGTGAGGAGGAGGCTGGCGCCGGACCCGTCGCTCCAGGCGGACTGGCGGACCGCGGCCACCTTCGACGACGCCTTGCGCGCTTCGGCTTCCAGCTCGAGGGCCCATCCGATGCGCTGCCCGGGCGTGAGGTTGTCCACCGCCGGATCGAAGTGGCTGGGCAGGTCGTCGGCGCCGTGGGGCTCCGCCTGGCGCAGCCAGGGATCCTCGTCGCCCAGGGCGCTCAGTTCCCAGGCCTGGGCGATGAGGCCGCGGAAATCCGCCGCGCCCAAGTCCGTGGTGGTGGCCATGCCCGTGCGGAATCCCTTGCCGCCGCCGCGGATCACGCGGACGCCGACGCCGCCGCGCTTGCTGGTGGTGAGGTCCTCGAGGGCGCCGTTCTGCACCTTGGCCTTGCGGCTGC comes from the Geothrix sp. 21YS21S-4 genome and includes:
- a CDS encoding phospho-sugar mutase translates to MSLDSARAYLAFPHLEADLRAELEPLVARAEQGDAAALVELDDRFAEPLAFGTGGLRGFMAAGLRRMNRPNIRRATLGLAAVALRRAPGKRIAVVGYDTRIQSDTFAAESAAVLAAAGFQVFIGTRPLPTPFLCFAMRRLGAACGVIVTASHNPKEYNGFKAYNDLGGQVVEPWDAEIEAHMASLPLVPEPPRPVEGSILPIPAEVESAYVAMGLSLLQHPQPFEPVRILYTPFHGTGGAFVPTLFETAGIPLTLSPSQGIQDGAFPTAPRPNPEELAAYAAPLREAEAMGAELILANDPDADRIGVVAKRNGEWELMSGNDLAALTLDYLCAQKGRQGAVVSTVVTSDFMADVARHHGLPVVWTLTGFKNIAVCMDRLEALGEPYAFGAEESYGMLLPPDLRDKDGVTAALVVAEMAGHYKALGLGLYDAVDALMAKVGTFRNRLVNLEDPRPGGAKRFADAMGRIRAAGLGSLAGEKVVAWEDFHTGQHHVDGRSEPILDRPDRPVVALPIPRSNVLKFRLESGAFAAFRPSGTEPKLKVYLQSRGGEDLLDRLEAEARALLGL
- a CDS encoding TldD/PmbA family protein; the protein is MTDLTSFIPAELEVRLQEGIQHALKLGAEGAEAFVSVSRSRKAKVQNGALEDLTTSKRGGVGVRVIRGGGKGFRTGMATTTDLGAADFRGLIAQAWELSALGDEDPWLRQAEPHGADDLPSHFDPAVDNLTPGQRIGWALELEAEARKASSKVAAVRQSAWSDGSGASLLLTQKGVRAPDVWSSCSASIELAMGDGDERQAAWHWDAARRPGLDLAALGAEAARKGERKLNPQRLPAGKYRVVLDPEVAVDVLGLVAGMLDAESVLKQRSLFAGKLGESIASPLLTLVDDGRLAEAAGCPALGTKAWDAEGLPTRRNTLIEGGVLKTYLHTLKTAAEMGHAPTGSAGRGLGSQPGATTFNLFPLPGETSPEALYRMVGDGVIITEIMGLHTVDPVSGDLSVGASGLRIRGGAVAEPVDKLTFAGNLKDFLTRIVALGNDLRWYGSEAGLSILLEDISLGGA